In Actinobacillus equuli, the genomic stretch TTTTCTGCACTAAGTTTTGCTTCAATACTTGCTGCAGTTTCTACCGGTTTCGCAGTTTCAACCGGCACTTGGTTCTGCTTCGCAAGATCTTGCTGTTTCTTCAATTCTGCTTGCTTCCGTTTTTCTTCCGCTAATTTTGCTGCCTTTTGTTCAGCCGCTTTCTTCGCCGCTAACTCTTCCGGTGTTAATGCGACTACCGCAGGTTGCGCTTCCGTAACCGTTTCCGTCGATGCTGCCGGTGTCGTTGCTTCAGGCTGAGTCGCTAGTTTTTCTGCTGCTAAACGTGCTGCCTCTTCTTGCTTTAATTTTGCTTCAAGCTGTTGTTTTTGCTCTGCCGAAAGCTGAGCTAATTTTTCTTGTGATTTCTGGCTATTGTCGGTTAACACCTCACGTGTTTCTAAATCACGAATATAGCTATACACCTCTTCCGGTCGACTTGGTAAGGCTGGACCTTGAGGCTGTTGAACTGATTGAGTCGGCTGCGCTACAGGCATTGCTTGCGTTGGTGCATTTTCTTTTAATACCCATAAACCAATTCCACCAGTCAAAAGCAAGAGGATGATAATCCCTAAAATGAGAGATTTATTAGTGCCCTTTTTTTTGTTCGAGCGGGCTGCATAATCACGTTGTGGCACGATAACACCTTATCTTATTAGACCTAAAAACTATCAAAGATTATAATCCTACTAAAAAAACAGTGCCTTGCCTAGAAGTTCATAGGACAAGCGGTCTGATTTTCACAAAAATTTACGCAGATTTTAAATGTGAAAGATAAACATCAAAGCGGTGATTTTTTGTTGTTTGAGAAAAGTCAGGTTTTTGTTCCGCTAAAAAAGGCGCATAGTCAGGACGTTTGACTACAACTCTTTTGCGGGCAAGCGATTTTGCCGGCGCAAAGAAATCATCCGAATCCAAATCTGCACCAACTAAATGTTGGAATACTCGCATTTCTTTTTTCACTAATGCGCTTTTTTGTTTATGCGGATACATCGGGTCGAGATAAACCACATCGGCGGCTTGCTGTTCTGCATCCAGTAACGAGATATTA encodes the following:
- the ftsN gene encoding cell division protein FtsN, encoding MPQRDYAARSNKKKGTNKSLILGIIILLLLTGGIGLWVLKENAPTQAMPVAQPTQSVQQPQGPALPSRPEEVYSYIRDLETREVLTDNSQKSQEKLAQLSAEQKQQLEAKLKQEEAARLAAEKLATQPEATTPAASTETVTEAQPAVVALTPEELAAKKAAEQKAAKLAEEKRKQAELKKQQDLAKQNQVPVETAKPVETAASIEAKLSAEKAKKAEQTKVVASAAKPADKAANQAGRFGLQCGAFKNKAQAENMQARLAMAGFNARISSNSDWNRVFVGPVGDRAAASNAQSNARSVAECVIVSM